A portion of the Cervus elaphus chromosome X, mCerEla1.1, whole genome shotgun sequence genome contains these proteins:
- the POU3F4 gene encoding POU domain, class 3, transcription factor 4 gives MATAASNPYSILTSSSLVHADSAGMQQGSPFRNPQKLLQSDYLQGVPSNGHPLGHHWVTSLSDGGPWSSTLATSPLEQQDVKPAREDLQLGAIIHHRSPHVAHHSPHTNHPNAWGASPAPNPSITSSGQPLNVYSQPGFTVSGMLEHGGLTPPPASASAQSLHPVLREAPDHGDLGSHHCQDHSDEETPTSDELEQFAKQFKQRRIKLGFTQADVGLALGTLYGNVFSQTTICRFEALQLSFKNMCKLKPLLNKWLEEADSSTGSPTSIDKIAAQGRKRKKRTSIEVSVKGVLETHFLKCPKPAAQEISSLADSLQLEKEVVRVWFCNRRQKEKRMTPPGDQQPHEVYSHTHTVKTDTSCHDL, from the coding sequence ATGGCCACAGCTGCCTCGAATCCCTACAGCATTCTCACTTCCAGCTCTCTAGTCCATGCGGACTCTGCGGGCATGCAGCAGGGGAGTCCTTTCCGAAACCCTCAGAAACTTCTCCAAAGTGATTACTTGCAGGGAGTTCCTAGCAATGGGCATCCCCTCGGGCATCATTGGGTAACCAGTCTGAGCGATGGAGGGCCATGGTCCTCCACACTGGCCACCAGCCCCCTGGAACAGCAAGACGTGAAGCCTGCGCGCGAAGACCTACAGTTGGGTGCGATCATCCATCATCGCTCGCCGCATGTCGCCCACCACTCTCCGCACACTAACCATCCGAATGCCTGGGGAGCGAGCCCGGCTCCGAATCCGTCCATTACGTCGAGCGGCCAACCCCTTAATGTGTACTCCCAGCCTGGCTTCACGGTGAGCGGCATGCTGGAGCACGGGGGGCTCACTCCACCGCCGGCTTCTGCCTCAGCTCAGAGCTTACATCCAGTGCTCCGGGAAGCCCCAGACCACGGCGACCTAGGTTCGCATCACTGCCAGGACCATTCGGACGAGGAGACACCAACCTCGGATGAGTTGGAACAGTTTGCCAAACAGTTCAAACAAAGAAGAATCAAGCTGGGCTTCACGCAGGCTGACGTGGGGCTGGCGCTGGGCACATTGTATGGCAACGTGTTTTCTCAAACCACCATCTGCAGGTTCGAGGCCTTACAACTGAGCTTCAAGAACATGTGCAAGCTGAAGCCGCTGCTGAACAAGTGGCTGGAAGAGGCTGATTCATCCACAGGGAGCCCGACCAGCATTGACAAGATCGCGGCACAGGGTCGCAAGCGGAAGAAGAGAACCTCTATCGAGGTGAGTGTCAAGGGCGTATTGGAGACGCATTTCCTCAAGTGTCCGAAGCCTGCGGCGCAGGAGATTTCCTCGCTGGCAGACAGCCTCCAGTTGGAGAAAGAAGTGGTGCGTGTCTGGTTCTGTAAtcgaagacagaaagagaaaagaatgacTCCACCAGGGGATCAGCAGCCACATGAGGTTTATTCGCACACGCACACGGTGAAAACAGACACGTCCTGCCATGATCTCTGA